Proteins encoded in a region of the Benincasa hispida cultivar B227 chromosome 2, ASM972705v1, whole genome shotgun sequence genome:
- the LOC120070552 gene encoding IQ domain-containing protein IQM2-like isoform X1 yields the protein MGAFFSCPLAKYIDAKNGVESDSITVKFINFGDDEVKALERSCSSNSGDLKPTIIKSLEKMSSMETTDIPLREEELDVLANSPKSKDMVNQSPTPQSHDGIRTMTDLVPTNLEDTAAIELQKVYKSFRTRRRLADCAVLAEKSWWKLLNFADLRRSSISFFDIEKQKTAISRWSRARTRAARVGKGLSKNDKAQMLALQHWLEAIDPRHRYGQNLQFYYDKWLHSQSEQPFFYWLDIGEGKGVDLVEECPRVKLQQQCIKYLGPLERTAYEVVVEDGKFIYKQSGELLHTMRVDKHEKWIFVLSTSKALYVGKKMKGKFHHSSFLAGGATLAAGRLALENGILQAVWPHSGHYRPTEENFHEFISFLAENNVDLTHVKMSPHDEEENELQMQKGNLHVRKDSSEEDGIQQLSGDSDDAVPEIVAAETIGGKSDFSEQETPSTIKTFKPSGSMDLSIKLTNLHTAENLEMRSVISASELDTEAREKNVLEEENRSCEVEIIPDESILKRINSHKETKSYQLGRQLSCKWTTGAGPRIGCVRDYPVELQHRALEKVSL from the exons ATGGGGGCTTTCTTTTCGTGTCCTTTGGCCAAATACATTGATGCGAAAAATGGGGTAGAATCGGATTCTATTACTGTGaaattcatcaattttggcGATGATGAAGTAAAAGCTCTTGAGCGATCCTGCAGTTCCAATAGTGGAGATTTGAAGCCTACAATAATCAAATCGTTGGAGAAGATGAGTTCAATGGAGACAACAGATATTCCTCTACGGGAGGAAGAGTTGGATGTTCTTGCTAATAGTCCAAAGAGCAAAGACATGGTGAATCAGTCTCCTACACCCCAGAGTCATGATGGGATCCGAACAATGACGGATCTCGTTCCAACGAATCTGGAGGACACAGCAGCAATTGAATTACAGAAAGTTTATAAAAGCTTCAGAACCAGGAGAAGGCTGGCTGATTGTGCAGTTCTTGCAGAGAAGAGTTG GTGGAAACTGTTGAATTTTGCTGATCTCAGGAGGAGTTCTATATCATTTTTCGACATCGAGAAACAAAAAACCGCCATTTCGCGGTGGTCTCGAGCAAGAACCAGAGCTGCTAGA GTTGGAAAGGGTTTGTCTAAAAATGACAAAGCTCAAATGCTGGCTTTACAACACTGGCTTGAGGCT ATTGATCCACGACATCGTTATGGCCAGAACCTACAGTTTTATTATGATAAATGGCTTCATTCCCAGAGTGAACAACCCTTTTTCTATTG GTTGGATATAGGAGAAGGGAAGGGAGTAGatcttgttgaagaatgtcCCAGAGTGAAACTTCAACAGCAATGCATTAAGTATTTGGGTCCA TTGGAAAGAACAGCCTATGAAGTTGTTGTGGAGGATGGGAAGTTCATTTACAAGCAATCTGGGGAACTACTTCACACGATGAGAGTCGATAAGCACGAGAAGTGGATATTTGTTCTCAGCACCTCTAAAGCCTTGTATGTTGGAAAGAAAATGAAGGGTAAGTTTCACCATTCGAGTTTCTTGGCTGGAGGAGCCACACTGGCTGCTGGGAGATTGGCTCTTGAAAATGGCATCCTACAG GCAGTTTGGCCTCATAGTGGTCATTACCGTCCCACGGAAGAAAACTTTCATGAATTTATCTCCTTCCTTGCGGAAAACAATGTTGATCTCACTCATGTGAAG ATGAGTCCACACGATGAGGAAGAGAATGAACTACAAATGCAAAAGGGCAATCTTCATGTTCGAAAAGACTCATCAGAGGAGGATGGGATTCAACAATTGAGTGGTGATTCAGATGATGCCGTTCCAGAGATTGTTGCTGCAGAAACCATTGGTGGAAAATCAGATTTTTCAGAGCAAGAAACACCGTCAACCATCAAAACATTCAAGCCAAGTGGGTCGATGGATTTGAGTATAAAATTAACCAATCTTCACACAGCAGAAAATCTAGAAATGAGATCTGTAATATCTGCTTCGGAGTTGGATACCGAAGCTCGAGAGAAAAATGTGTTGGAAGAGGAAAATAGAAGTTGCGAGGTAGAGATCATTCCTGATGAATCAATACTGAAAAGAATAAACTCACATAAAGAAACAAAATCATATCAACTGGGAAGACAACTATCTTGCAAATGGACAACTGGTGCAGGGCCCCGAATAGGGTGTGTTCGTGACTATCCAGTTGAACTTCAGCACCGAGCATTGGAGAAGGTGAGCTTGTAG
- the LOC120070552 gene encoding IQ domain-containing protein IQM2-like isoform X2, protein MGAFFSCPLAKYIDAKNGVESDSITVKFINFGDDEVKALERSCSSNSGDLKPTIIKSLEKMSSMETTDIPLREEELDVLANSPKSKDMVNQSPTPQSHDGIRTMTDLVPTNLEDTAAIELQKVYKSFRTRRRLADCAVLAEKSWWKLLNFADLRRSSISFFDIEKQKTAISRWSRARTRAARIDPRHRYGQNLQFYYDKWLHSQSEQPFFYWLDIGEGKGVDLVEECPRVKLQQQCIKYLGPLERTAYEVVVEDGKFIYKQSGELLHTMRVDKHEKWIFVLSTSKALYVGKKMKGKFHHSSFLAGGATLAAGRLALENGILQAVWPHSGHYRPTEENFHEFISFLAENNVDLTHVKMSPHDEEENELQMQKGNLHVRKDSSEEDGIQQLSGDSDDAVPEIVAAETIGGKSDFSEQETPSTIKTFKPSGSMDLSIKLTNLHTAENLEMRSVISASELDTEAREKNVLEEENRSCEVEIIPDESILKRINSHKETKSYQLGRQLSCKWTTGAGPRIGCVRDYPVELQHRALEKVSL, encoded by the exons ATGGGGGCTTTCTTTTCGTGTCCTTTGGCCAAATACATTGATGCGAAAAATGGGGTAGAATCGGATTCTATTACTGTGaaattcatcaattttggcGATGATGAAGTAAAAGCTCTTGAGCGATCCTGCAGTTCCAATAGTGGAGATTTGAAGCCTACAATAATCAAATCGTTGGAGAAGATGAGTTCAATGGAGACAACAGATATTCCTCTACGGGAGGAAGAGTTGGATGTTCTTGCTAATAGTCCAAAGAGCAAAGACATGGTGAATCAGTCTCCTACACCCCAGAGTCATGATGGGATCCGAACAATGACGGATCTCGTTCCAACGAATCTGGAGGACACAGCAGCAATTGAATTACAGAAAGTTTATAAAAGCTTCAGAACCAGGAGAAGGCTGGCTGATTGTGCAGTTCTTGCAGAGAAGAGTTG GTGGAAACTGTTGAATTTTGCTGATCTCAGGAGGAGTTCTATATCATTTTTCGACATCGAGAAACAAAAAACCGCCATTTCGCGGTGGTCTCGAGCAAGAACCAGAGCTGCTAGA ATTGATCCACGACATCGTTATGGCCAGAACCTACAGTTTTATTATGATAAATGGCTTCATTCCCAGAGTGAACAACCCTTTTTCTATTG GTTGGATATAGGAGAAGGGAAGGGAGTAGatcttgttgaagaatgtcCCAGAGTGAAACTTCAACAGCAATGCATTAAGTATTTGGGTCCA TTGGAAAGAACAGCCTATGAAGTTGTTGTGGAGGATGGGAAGTTCATTTACAAGCAATCTGGGGAACTACTTCACACGATGAGAGTCGATAAGCACGAGAAGTGGATATTTGTTCTCAGCACCTCTAAAGCCTTGTATGTTGGAAAGAAAATGAAGGGTAAGTTTCACCATTCGAGTTTCTTGGCTGGAGGAGCCACACTGGCTGCTGGGAGATTGGCTCTTGAAAATGGCATCCTACAG GCAGTTTGGCCTCATAGTGGTCATTACCGTCCCACGGAAGAAAACTTTCATGAATTTATCTCCTTCCTTGCGGAAAACAATGTTGATCTCACTCATGTGAAG ATGAGTCCACACGATGAGGAAGAGAATGAACTACAAATGCAAAAGGGCAATCTTCATGTTCGAAAAGACTCATCAGAGGAGGATGGGATTCAACAATTGAGTGGTGATTCAGATGATGCCGTTCCAGAGATTGTTGCTGCAGAAACCATTGGTGGAAAATCAGATTTTTCAGAGCAAGAAACACCGTCAACCATCAAAACATTCAAGCCAAGTGGGTCGATGGATTTGAGTATAAAATTAACCAATCTTCACACAGCAGAAAATCTAGAAATGAGATCTGTAATATCTGCTTCGGAGTTGGATACCGAAGCTCGAGAGAAAAATGTGTTGGAAGAGGAAAATAGAAGTTGCGAGGTAGAGATCATTCCTGATGAATCAATACTGAAAAGAATAAACTCACATAAAGAAACAAAATCATATCAACTGGGAAGACAACTATCTTGCAAATGGACAACTGGTGCAGGGCCCCGAATAGGGTGTGTTCGTGACTATCCAGTTGAACTTCAGCACCGAGCATTGGAGAAGGTGAGCTTGTAG